One stretch of Oceanipulchritudo coccoides DNA includes these proteins:
- a CDS encoding dicarboxylate/amino acid:cation symporter produces MSSSTNSKHSLTIQILAGMGIGVVVGLLCSLIVNRTGGFVGDFTSDYLVEGLFNLLGQAFLALLRVLVVPLVFVSLVCGTAALDDVRKLGRIGVRTVGLYLMTTAIAITLALIAAIIVGPGKGFGLATDVSFEAATPPSLVDVLIGIFPKNVIAAMSQGNMLQIIVFAVLFGLALTLSGKPGKRLLAIFEDMNEVIMTLVWIVMKLAPYGVFALIARTFATQGFDAFGPLIKYFVLVLGVLFLHALVTYPLLLKGFSGLNPGPFLKKLREVQIFAFSTASSNATIPITLKTVEEKLGVKNSVASFTVPLGATINMDGTAIMQGVATVFIAQAYSMGLGVTDYLMVIMTATLASIGTAGVPGVGLIMLSMVLTQVGLPVEGIGLIIGIDRLLDMVRTAVNVTGDSTVSCIVAKGEGELDERVYNDKESVQET; encoded by the coding sequence ATGAGCTCATCGACAAATTCAAAGCACAGCCTGACCATACAAATCCTCGCTGGAATGGGAATTGGCGTCGTTGTCGGGCTTTTGTGCAGCCTGATCGTGAACAGGACGGGAGGGTTTGTCGGTGATTTTACAAGCGACTACCTTGTGGAGGGGCTCTTCAACCTGCTTGGGCAGGCCTTTCTGGCGCTCCTGCGCGTGCTGGTTGTGCCACTCGTCTTCGTCTCCCTGGTCTGTGGAACCGCTGCCCTTGATGATGTGCGCAAGCTGGGAAGGATCGGGGTCCGAACGGTCGGCCTTTACCTGATGACAACCGCCATTGCCATCACCCTTGCGCTGATTGCCGCCATTATCGTGGGTCCCGGGAAGGGCTTCGGGCTGGCCACGGATGTCTCCTTTGAAGCGGCAACCCCGCCCTCGCTGGTCGATGTCCTGATTGGGATCTTTCCAAAGAACGTGATCGCCGCGATGTCGCAGGGCAATATGCTCCAGATTATTGTCTTTGCGGTCCTTTTTGGACTGGCCCTGACCCTTTCGGGTAAGCCCGGAAAGCGCTTGCTGGCCATTTTCGAGGACATGAACGAAGTCATCATGACACTGGTCTGGATTGTCATGAAACTGGCTCCCTACGGCGTTTTCGCCCTGATTGCCCGGACCTTCGCGACACAGGGATTCGATGCCTTTGGCCCGCTGATCAAGTATTTCGTCCTCGTTCTGGGTGTGCTCTTCCTGCACGCGCTGGTCACCTATCCGCTTTTGTTGAAGGGGTTCTCGGGACTTAATCCCGGACCGTTCCTCAAAAAACTCCGGGAGGTGCAGATTTTCGCCTTCTCCACCGCCAGTTCCAACGCAACCATCCCGATCACCCTGAAGACAGTTGAGGAAAAGCTGGGCGTGAAGAACAGCGTGGCCTCCTTCACCGTCCCCTTGGGCGCGACCATCAACATGGACGGTACCGCGATCATGCAGGGAGTCGCGACCGTTTTTATCGCCCAGGCATACTCGATGGGCCTTGGGGTGACCGACTACCTGATGGTGATCATGACAGCGACCCTTGCCTCCATCGGCACGGCTGGTGTTCCCGGGGTCGGGCTCATCATGCTCAGTATGGTGCTGACCCAGGTCGGCCTTCCCGTGGAAGGAATTGGCTTGATCATCGGAATTGACCGCCTTCTCGACATGGTCCGGACCGCTGTCAACGTGACTGGCGACAGTACCGTTTCCTGTATAGTCGCCAAGGGCGAAGGTGAGCTGGATGAGCGGGTGTACAATGACAAGGAAAGCGTCCAGGAGACATAA
- the fabV gene encoding enoyl-ACP reductase FabV — MIIKPKIRGFVCITAHPDGCAKHVEEQIKHVRSNGPIKDGPKNVLIIGASTGYGLASRVAAAFGSGANTLGIFFERPPGNGKPASAGWYNSAAVEIAAAKEGLYAGSINGDAFSDELKTQAIELIKKEMGSVDLVVYSLASPRRTDPADGQTYRSTLKPIGQPFTANNLDTDRKTISPITIEPANEEEIHSTVKVMGGEDWERWMEQLEAAGCLAEGCHSVAYDYVGPEVTWPVYHNGTIGQAKKHLRETAERIDALLKIKRGAAFISVNKAVVTQASSAIPVVPLYISILFKVMKKAGLHEDCIQQIDRLFRTRMYDGSALVFDEEGRVRMDDWEMKPEIQEQVKALWPVVNTETIDEKTDFSGYQENFLKLFGFGLSGVDYEADVDPDLDIPSLKD, encoded by the coding sequence ATGATCATAAAACCAAAAATCCGGGGATTTGTATGCATCACGGCTCATCCAGATGGCTGCGCGAAACATGTTGAGGAACAGATTAAACACGTGCGGTCCAATGGCCCGATCAAGGATGGACCGAAAAATGTCCTCATAATCGGCGCCTCCACAGGTTACGGCTTGGCTTCCCGGGTGGCTGCGGCCTTCGGATCTGGCGCCAACACGCTTGGGATCTTCTTTGAGCGCCCGCCTGGAAATGGAAAACCCGCCTCTGCCGGATGGTATAACTCTGCCGCAGTCGAGATAGCAGCGGCCAAGGAGGGCTTGTATGCCGGATCGATCAATGGGGACGCCTTCTCGGATGAACTGAAGACGCAGGCCATCGAGCTGATTAAAAAGGAAATGGGATCGGTCGATCTTGTTGTCTACAGCCTTGCTTCACCAAGGCGGACGGATCCAGCCGATGGGCAAACTTACAGGAGCACCCTGAAGCCAATTGGTCAGCCATTTACTGCCAACAACCTCGATACGGACCGGAAGACGATTTCCCCGATCACCATTGAGCCCGCTAACGAGGAAGAGATTCACTCAACGGTCAAGGTCATGGGCGGTGAGGACTGGGAACGCTGGATGGAGCAGCTCGAGGCAGCAGGTTGCCTGGCTGAGGGATGCCATTCTGTCGCCTATGACTATGTCGGTCCGGAAGTTACCTGGCCGGTTTATCACAATGGCACGATCGGACAGGCCAAGAAGCATTTGCGGGAGACGGCCGAGCGCATTGATGCCCTGCTTAAAATCAAGCGGGGGGCGGCTTTTATTTCTGTCAACAAGGCAGTTGTTACCCAGGCCAGCAGTGCCATCCCCGTTGTCCCCCTGTACATCTCAATTCTCTTCAAAGTGATGAAGAAGGCCGGGCTTCATGAGGATTGCATTCAGCAGATTGACCGCTTGTTCCGGACGCGGATGTATGATGGCAGTGCGCTTGTCTTTGATGAAGAAGGACGTGTCCGGATGGATGACTGGGAAATGAAACCCGAGATCCAGGAGCAGGTCAAAGCCCTCTGGCCAGTGGTCAATACCGAGACAATTGACGAGAAGACGGACTTTTCCGGCTATCAGGAAAATTTCCTGAAGTTGTTCGGGTTCGGTCTTTCCGGGGTTGATTACGAGGCGGATGTTGATCCGGATCTGGATATCCCGAGCCTGAAAGACTGA
- a CDS encoding tetratricopeptide repeat protein yields the protein MGSRISPQKIIYFSLAFVAGTVGFAQEEIETASGADSIRENLLLVEDLRKEGAYEKGLAVAQDALRNAENLGEDELITEALFQLSLIHYFKESFEEARVYMEIGLTHSRLHDLTKMEGDFLNAQGVLEWKQGNLFEATAKLKEALAIKKEAGQLVSMASISNNIGIILYSLKQYEDAVESYKQGLEYLGDHDNRRMLASLHSNMGESLIPLGKFDEAEYHLQKSLEIELEENDPLDLAYTYFNLGELRSGQGRSKEAVELYKTALEVQLKLQNTWAAALTRLKLSQEYLAQEDIPQAIDALIEGYEEVKELNALPLLRDYAEQFSILYDKSGLSGKSQYYADLHQWFKQRLESVDIGTRMSNLPDPAAMVSTLPLPPSPDFSKIRIATLGLLAVLILFLLVENFRLRKEMKEK from the coding sequence ATGGGATCTCGAATATCTCCGCAGAAAATCATTTACTTCAGTCTGGCCTTTGTGGCCGGAACGGTTGGGTTTGCACAGGAGGAAATAGAGACTGCATCCGGGGCGGATTCAATTCGCGAGAATTTGCTTTTGGTTGAGGACCTCCGCAAGGAAGGGGCATATGAAAAGGGTTTGGCCGTTGCCCAGGATGCCCTGAGAAATGCCGAGAACCTCGGAGAAGACGAACTGATCACAGAAGCGCTCTTTCAACTGAGCCTGATTCATTACTTTAAGGAGTCCTTTGAGGAGGCCAGGGTCTATATGGAAATCGGGCTGACCCACTCCCGCCTGCATGATTTGACGAAAATGGAGGGCGACTTTCTCAATGCACAAGGCGTCCTCGAGTGGAAGCAGGGAAATCTCTTTGAGGCGACCGCCAAACTCAAGGAAGCACTCGCCATCAAGAAGGAAGCCGGCCAATTGGTCAGTATGGCCAGCATTTCCAATAACATCGGGATCATCTTGTATTCCCTCAAGCAATACGAGGATGCCGTCGAGAGCTACAAGCAGGGGCTTGAATACCTCGGGGACCATGACAACCGCAGGATGTTAGCCTCCCTTCACAGTAACATGGGTGAATCCCTGATCCCCCTTGGAAAGTTCGATGAGGCGGAATACCACCTGCAGAAGTCGCTGGAGATCGAATTGGAAGAGAATGACCCCCTGGACTTGGCCTACACTTATTTCAATCTGGGAGAGCTTCGATCAGGACAGGGCCGGTCCAAGGAGGCAGTGGAGCTCTACAAAACCGCCCTTGAAGTCCAGTTGAAGCTGCAAAACACTTGGGCCGCCGCGCTGACACGGCTCAAATTGTCGCAGGAATATTTGGCTCAGGAAGACATTCCGCAAGCCATTGATGCCCTCATCGAGGGCTATGAAGAAGTGAAGGAGCTGAATGCCCTGCCATTGCTAAGGGATTACGCGGAACAATTTTCAATCCTCTATGACAAATCGGGCCTGTCCGGAAAATCCCAGTATTACGCGGATCTGCACCAGTGGTTTAAGCAGCGTCTGGAATCAGTCGACATCGGGACACGCATGTCCAACTTGCCTGACCCGGCCGCTATGGTAAGCACATTGCCCCTTCCCCCGTCACCTGACTTTTCCAAGATCAGAATTGCCACGCTGGGCCTGCTGGCGGTTTTAATCCTCTTCCTGTTGGTTGAGAATTTCCGCCTCCGCAAGGAGATGAAGGAAAAGTAG
- the lspA gene encoding signal peptidase II: MTTGTTDQGAPSASPKSASGYCRFWIILSLILFMDQLSKWIIVDYSGLTMGLYPPFGGVEIIPGFFNIVYSINYGAAWGMLEGFAWLLILLAILVLVLIALFRDHLELAMRAQQWCFGLISGGIIGNTIDRLFRGHVVDFLDFHLPFYRWPTFNVADSAIVIGTFWYIYLQFRSPTANKID; the protein is encoded by the coding sequence ATGACGACGGGGACAACTGATCAGGGCGCCCCCAGCGCCTCCCCGAAGTCTGCTTCCGGTTACTGCCGGTTTTGGATCATCCTGAGCCTGATCCTATTCATGGACCAGTTGTCCAAGTGGATCATCGTTGACTATTCCGGGCTGACAATGGGCCTCTACCCACCATTTGGCGGGGTGGAAATTATCCCGGGTTTTTTCAACATCGTGTACTCAATCAACTACGGGGCGGCTTGGGGCATGCTTGAAGGGTTTGCCTGGTTGCTCATCCTGCTCGCCATCCTGGTCCTCGTCCTGATCGCTTTGTTCCGCGACCATCTGGAACTGGCCATGCGAGCCCAACAGTGGTGCTTCGGCCTTATATCGGGAGGCATCATCGGGAACACGATCGATCGCCTTTTCAGGGGCCATGTCGTCGACTTCCTCGACTTCCATCTGCCCTTTTATCGATGGCCCACCTTTAATGTCGCCGACTCGGCAATCGTCATTGGAACCTTCTGGTATATCTATCTTCAATTCCGTTCCCCAACGGCTAATAAAATTGATTAA
- a CDS encoding TraR/DksA family transcriptional regulator: MPSKKSATKKSAVKKSAKKKTTVKKKTASKSAPKKTAAKKVAPKKVAKKAAKKAAPKKAATKKTAKKAAPKKAAKEKVPAKKKRPSVKDFIKHPSHTPAIFKPPSKRLSRIIFTMEDVREVLKKRAEEEKLEKEEKKKLKTATKKVAKKAETVDLKKVTPPKKSHHHAASLDDILGLNTSTQGPVAKTGTVPRKFQKYFKLLVELRDEVREELNLHSSDTLKRSQKEDSGDISTSVDAGTDNFDRDFALSLLSAEQEALNEIEDAIQRIYKGTYGKCEVTGEPIKPERLEAVPFTRFSVEGQKEFEQNTRKKVSQAGAFLNEPSGEKITFGDDDGDN; this comes from the coding sequence ATGCCCAGTAAGAAATCTGCGACTAAGAAGTCTGCGGTCAAAAAATCCGCTAAAAAGAAGACAACCGTCAAAAAGAAGACGGCCAGTAAAAGTGCCCCGAAAAAGACGGCAGCCAAGAAGGTGGCCCCCAAGAAAGTAGCGAAAAAGGCGGCCAAGAAGGCAGCCCCCAAAAAGGCGGCAACCAAAAAGACCGCGAAAAAGGCGGCTCCTAAGAAGGCGGCCAAAGAAAAAGTCCCGGCCAAGAAGAAGCGACCCTCGGTGAAGGATTTCATCAAGCATCCTTCTCACACACCGGCTATTTTCAAACCGCCATCGAAGCGCTTGAGCCGCATCATTTTCACAATGGAGGACGTGCGGGAAGTTCTCAAGAAGCGGGCGGAAGAGGAAAAGCTGGAAAAGGAAGAGAAGAAGAAACTCAAGACGGCGACCAAGAAGGTGGCAAAGAAGGCCGAGACGGTCGACTTGAAAAAGGTGACTCCCCCGAAGAAGAGCCACCACCACGCAGCTTCACTGGATGATATCCTCGGCTTGAATACAAGTACGCAGGGACCGGTTGCCAAGACCGGCACCGTACCGCGCAAATTCCAGAAATATTTTAAACTGCTCGTTGAGTTACGTGACGAAGTCCGTGAGGAACTGAACCTTCATTCCAGCGATACATTGAAACGTTCACAGAAGGAGGACTCCGGTGACATTTCCACTTCAGTCGACGCCGGAACGGATAATTTCGATCGCGACTTTGCCCTCAGCCTGCTTTCGGCCGAACAGGAGGCACTGAATGAAATCGAAGATGCCATCCAGAGGATTTACAAGGGCACCTACGGGAAATGTGAAGTAACCGGTGAGCCCATCAAGCCTGAGCGGCTTGAGGCTGTTCCCTTCACTCGCTTTTCGGTCGAAGGCCAAAAGGAATTTGAGCAAAATACCCGCAAAAAGGTGAGTCAAGCCGGGGCATTCCTGAACGAACCTTCCGGCGAAAAGATCACCTTTGGCGATGACGACGGGGACAACTGA
- the ileS gene encoding isoleucine--tRNA ligase, producing MATELKDTLNLPKTQFPMRGNLAAREPELFSSWDGDDLYGKILEHRASGPTFILHDGPPYANGDIHMGHALNKILKDFVIRYKSMRGFKAPYVPGWDCHGLPIEQQILKQIGDKIHDMDPQELRQLCHKYALGWIDKQRTQFKRLGILGDWDTPYATVTHMYEGGILKVLLALVEKNLIRKGHKAVHWDPIFRTALAEAEIEYHTHKSPSIYVAMPLLNPETIAPVANLKEVSLVIWTTTPWTMPANLGVCLHPEFDYVAVKVSSGAHYVVAKELLESFKADTGLEEAEVVATFKATDFDRAKAAHPIFEEAESLVMLGEHVTLEQGTGCVHTAPGHGADDFIIGKAYGLPVFCPVDDKGCYTEEFPEMEGIFVFDANPKVVELLDQRGLLLGHKTVEHEYPYSWRSKHPIIFRATEQWFMELADGGVREKALELINNDVEWIPGWGRERIRGMVERRPEWCISRQRHWGVPIPSIRDLKTGESVLNADVIRNFIELVSKKGTDAWYTEPLGHFLPPEMKEEDYEKEFDILDVWFDSGASHVAVLEEDERLHAPADLYLEGSDQHRGWFQHALLTSVGARDCAPFKSVLTHGFVLDGEGKAMSKSQGNVISPLELIKTFGSDILRLWVASIDYRNDVAISPEIIKITADTYRTIRNTIRFQLGNLCDFKADEHLLAPEDLTPLDQWALNELAVLADSVTEAYEKYEFHRVYQLLNRFYTVTLSARYHDFLKDRLYTFRTDCHERRSAQTVIYHHIQTLNRLWAPILVFTCDEALNAGLKKDNGLDSIHMEDWPSVPGTWRMEKTASEVEQLLEIRDAVNEKLEALRSAKKIGKSVEAALTLSVKPDSELARVLENYSEQLAELYIVSTVKVIPDENSDPVSIDVSVADGERCPRCWRTVTEQQTTSFGAVCPRCADALTPFVEQA from the coding sequence ATGGCCACCGAACTGAAAGACACTCTCAATCTCCCAAAGACCCAATTCCCGATGCGGGGAAATCTCGCCGCACGTGAACCGGAGTTATTTTCCTCATGGGACGGGGATGACCTGTACGGAAAAATTCTTGAGCACCGGGCCAGTGGACCAACCTTCATTCTCCACGATGGCCCACCCTACGCCAACGGCGATATCCACATGGGCCACGCCCTGAACAAGATCCTCAAGGATTTTGTCATCCGCTACAAAAGCATGCGGGGATTCAAGGCCCCCTACGTTCCCGGTTGGGATTGCCATGGGCTTCCCATCGAGCAGCAGATCCTGAAGCAAATCGGCGACAAGATCCATGATATGGATCCCCAGGAACTGCGCCAGCTCTGCCATAAGTACGCCTTGGGCTGGATTGACAAGCAGCGCACCCAATTCAAGCGCCTCGGTATCCTTGGAGACTGGGACACGCCGTATGCGACAGTGACCCACATGTACGAGGGCGGCATCTTGAAAGTGCTTCTCGCATTGGTGGAGAAAAACCTGATCCGGAAGGGACACAAAGCGGTTCATTGGGACCCTATCTTCCGGACTGCCCTCGCAGAGGCCGAGATTGAATACCATACGCATAAATCCCCATCGATTTATGTAGCGATGCCGTTGCTCAATCCGGAAACGATTGCCCCGGTTGCCAACCTGAAGGAGGTTTCTCTTGTCATCTGGACAACCACCCCATGGACCATGCCGGCAAATTTGGGCGTTTGTCTGCATCCGGAATTTGACTATGTGGCTGTCAAGGTTTCCTCGGGAGCGCATTACGTGGTCGCAAAGGAGCTTTTGGAATCCTTCAAGGCCGATACGGGCTTGGAGGAGGCGGAGGTCGTTGCGACCTTCAAGGCGACTGACTTCGATCGCGCCAAAGCCGCCCATCCGATATTTGAGGAGGCCGAGAGCCTCGTCATGCTTGGCGAGCATGTCACCCTTGAGCAGGGAACCGGCTGTGTGCACACGGCTCCGGGACACGGTGCTGATGACTTTATTATCGGTAAGGCGTACGGCCTCCCGGTCTTCTGTCCGGTTGACGACAAGGGATGCTACACCGAGGAATTCCCCGAAATGGAAGGGATCTTTGTTTTTGACGCTAATCCGAAGGTCGTCGAATTGCTTGACCAGAGGGGCCTCCTCCTCGGCCACAAGACGGTCGAGCATGAATACCCCTACAGCTGGAGAAGCAAGCACCCCATCATTTTCCGGGCAACGGAGCAGTGGTTCATGGAGCTGGCCGATGGCGGCGTGCGCGAAAAGGCCCTCGAGCTGATTAATAATGACGTGGAATGGATTCCCGGTTGGGGCCGGGAACGAATCCGTGGCATGGTTGAACGCCGCCCGGAATGGTGTATCAGCCGTCAGCGCCACTGGGGTGTCCCGATCCCCTCCATCCGCGACCTGAAGACAGGTGAATCTGTCCTCAATGCGGATGTTATCCGGAATTTCATCGAGCTTGTCTCGAAAAAGGGCACCGATGCCTGGTATACCGAACCGCTCGGTCACTTTCTTCCACCCGAGATGAAGGAGGAAGACTACGAGAAGGAATTTGATATTCTCGACGTCTGGTTCGATTCGGGCGCATCACATGTCGCTGTCCTTGAAGAAGACGAGCGGCTGCATGCACCGGCTGATCTATACCTCGAAGGTAGCGACCAGCACCGTGGATGGTTTCAACATGCCCTGTTGACCTCTGTCGGCGCCCGCGACTGCGCCCCCTTCAAGAGTGTCCTGACACACGGCTTTGTCCTCGATGGAGAAGGCAAGGCGATGTCCAAGTCCCAGGGAAATGTCATCTCCCCGCTCGAATTGATCAAAACTTTCGGCTCGGACATTCTGCGACTCTGGGTAGCGAGCATTGATTATCGCAACGATGTGGCGATCTCGCCCGAAATCATCAAGATTACTGCGGATACCTATCGCACCATCCGCAATACAATCCGGTTCCAACTGGGCAACTTGTGCGACTTCAAGGCCGACGAACATCTTCTTGCCCCGGAGGATTTGACGCCGCTCGACCAATGGGCCCTGAACGAACTCGCAGTTCTTGCTGATTCCGTTACGGAGGCCTACGAAAAGTACGAGTTCCATCGCGTCTACCAGCTGCTCAATCGCTTCTACACGGTGACCTTGTCCGCGCGATACCACGATTTCCTGAAAGACCGGCTCTACACCTTCCGCACAGACTGCCACGAGCGAAGGTCAGCCCAGACAGTCATCTACCACCACATCCAGACCCTCAACCGCCTCTGGGCGCCTATCCTGGTCTTCACCTGCGATGAAGCCCTCAACGCGGGCCTGAAGAAGGACAATGGGCTTGATTCCATCCATATGGAGGACTGGCCCAGCGTTCCCGGTACATGGAGAATGGAGAAAACGGCCAGCGAAGTGGAGCAACTTCTGGAAATCAGGGATGCGGTAAACGAAAAGCTGGAAGCCTTGAGGTCCGCCAAGAAGATTGGAAAATCCGTGGAAGCGGCCCTCACCCTTTCCGTGAAACCGGATTCTGAACTGGCTCGCGTGCTGGAAAATTACAGCGAGCAACTTGCGGAACTTTACATTGTTTCCACAGTCAAAGTCATCCCGGATGAAAATTCCGACCCAGTTTCCATTGACGTCAGCGTGGCTGATGGTGAACGTTGCCCGCGCTGTTGGAGAACGGTCACTGAGCAGCAAACAACCTCCTTCGGAGCTGTCTGCCCGCGCTGTGCCGATGCCCTCACCCCATTTGTTGAACAAGCATAA